One region of Myxococcus fulvus genomic DNA includes:
- a CDS encoding phosphatidylinositol-specific phospholipase C domain-containing protein codes for MSVLRLRHILVSLAVGLVAAAPSALARGRYYNDSGSIETTHPSWMSWVSNSTSLASLSIPGTHDTMAYQSYGGSLTQTQSLDLRKQLDAGVRALDIRCRHIGDRFTIHHGVVYLHVNFDDVLRTTIQFLNDNPTETVVMRVKREHTEEDITRSFSQTFEWYRDQPAYSPYLWRGSHVPTLGEVRGRIVVLDDFAGGAYGIPWGALDLQDDWTVSQLADIDDKWNKVRAHLDRTQGGAPSKLFVNFLSGASAMAHPLHVAGGINVLGIGYRGVNDFAIDHLVGGYAQRAGILMMDFPGAGLIDAILALNVRLLPSSAALPPDFGIIFRNTAHTVGGDAEARWRGTRAFLQNAAPGRYWHILALKREWGGWMHYEGAFLQSDSVDEYTHLAFTTRTVTSVVGPAYLASYVNGQLGSLSGGAGDRATQLHGRLSARFPFQLWSVVVKRAPGGLSNWAYSDYGRGYKTSSGDYTYAVQGYSAGDGVYLHEHGGYEGNVIRLTSSVGNLGDFGFNDVTSSVTVLGSYQATLCEHAFMSGRCFSTSSSVDSVDSVAGGPWNDRISSLAVSR; via the coding sequence ATGTCTGTCCTGCGTCTGCGTCACATCCTCGTGTCCCTGGCGGTGGGGCTCGTGGCGGCGGCCCCCTCCGCGCTCGCGCGAGGGCGCTACTACAACGACTCCGGGAGCATCGAGACGACCCATCCTTCGTGGATGAGCTGGGTGTCCAACTCGACGAGCCTCGCGTCGCTGTCCATCCCCGGCACGCACGACACCATGGCGTATCAGTCGTATGGCGGGAGCCTGACGCAGACGCAGTCGTTGGACCTGCGCAAGCAGTTGGACGCGGGCGTGCGCGCGCTGGACATCCGGTGCCGACACATCGGCGACCGGTTCACCATCCATCACGGCGTGGTGTACCTGCACGTCAACTTCGACGACGTGCTGCGCACCACCATCCAGTTCCTGAACGACAACCCCACCGAGACGGTGGTGATGCGCGTGAAGCGCGAGCACACCGAGGAGGACATCACCCGGAGCTTCAGCCAGACCTTCGAGTGGTATCGCGACCAGCCCGCCTACAGCCCGTATCTCTGGCGAGGCTCGCACGTGCCCACGCTGGGCGAGGTGCGTGGGCGCATCGTCGTGCTGGATGACTTCGCTGGCGGCGCGTACGGCATTCCCTGGGGCGCGCTGGACCTGCAGGATGACTGGACGGTGTCGCAGCTCGCGGACATCGACGACAAGTGGAACAAGGTCCGGGCGCACCTGGACCGGACGCAGGGCGGCGCGCCGTCGAAGCTGTTCGTGAACTTCCTGAGCGGCGCCTCCGCCATGGCGCATCCGCTCCATGTCGCGGGCGGCATCAACGTCCTGGGCATCGGCTATCGCGGGGTGAACGACTTCGCCATCGACCACCTGGTGGGCGGGTACGCGCAGCGCGCGGGCATCCTGATGATGGACTTCCCGGGGGCGGGCCTGATTGACGCCATCCTGGCGCTGAACGTGCGGCTCCTGCCGAGCAGCGCCGCGCTCCCTCCGGACTTCGGCATCATCTTCCGGAACACGGCGCACACGGTGGGCGGGGATGCGGAGGCCCGGTGGCGCGGGACGCGGGCGTTCCTCCAGAACGCGGCGCCGGGACGGTACTGGCACATCCTGGCGCTGAAGCGGGAGTGGGGCGGCTGGATGCACTACGAGGGCGCGTTCCTCCAGTCCGACTCCGTGGATGAGTACACGCACCTGGCCTTCACGACGCGCACGGTGACGAGCGTGGTGGGGCCTGCGTATCTCGCCAGCTATGTGAACGGGCAGCTCGGGAGCCTCTCCGGTGGCGCGGGAGATCGGGCCACGCAGCTTCATGGGCGGCTGAGTGCCCGCTTCCCGTTCCAGCTCTGGTCCGTGGTGGTGAAGCGCGCACCGGGAGGCCTGAGCAACTGGGCGTACTCGGACTACGGCCGTGGGTACAAGACGTCCTCGGGCGACTACACGTACGCGGTGCAGGGGTACTCGGCCGGGGACGGCGTGTACCTGCACGAGCACGGGGGCTACGAGGGCAACGTGATACGTCTCACGTCGAGCGTCGGCAACCTGGGGGACTTCGGCTTCAACGACGTCACCAGCTCCGTGACGGTGCTCGGCTCGTATCAGGCGACGCTGTGTGAGCACGCGTTCATGTCTGGACGGTGTTTCAGCACGTCCTCCAGCGTCGACAGTGTCGACTCCGTGGCGGGCGGGCCCTGGAATGATCGCATCTCCTCGCTCGCCGTCTCACGGTAG
- a CDS encoding hydroxymethylglutaryl-CoA reductase, with translation MSNEGTGLDGAAPRMLGPRLRNRRGAVEVALTNHVADLQLIRVGAVRVNGGEVPLEDIVLVPEEGAVWPGTHLSSQCPFPFERQQRVCLRVGIPPLEVGEHRVELELECGVHGVIRADVTQVIDEPHPEADGRIPRALDDDFAEEVVHARQAHAEQWSGTRLNHVTRHSFEPSHARSACEHFTGVAQVPLGLAGPLIIQGEHAHGPYLIPLATTEGAMVASYNRGIKLLNACGGARCTVLEDAMQRAPVFVFDDAKAGREFSRWLRANEAAIAEQAEATSHVAKLLRLETYQLHRFVFVRFNFATGDAAGQNMVGKATFAALLWIREQYPHIRASFLDGNVSTDKKSSRLNILQTRGKRVTAEVVVPKELLLSKMRTSVQQVILLQRVSAEGSSLAGAHNNGCQSANALAALFIATGQDVAALAESAAGDLYMDETPEGDLRASITLPSLVLATHGGGTGLPTQRECLELMDCFGRGKVRRLAEIVAGVVLAGELSLACAVASALGSEEWVTSHESLGRHH, from the coding sequence ATGAGCAACGAAGGCACGGGCTTGGACGGCGCGGCCCCGAGGATGTTGGGGCCGCGTCTGCGGAATCGCCGTGGAGCCGTGGAGGTCGCACTGACGAATCATGTCGCGGACCTCCAGCTCATCCGGGTGGGGGCGGTGCGGGTGAATGGGGGCGAGGTTCCGCTGGAGGACATCGTCCTGGTCCCCGAGGAGGGGGCCGTGTGGCCCGGTACGCACCTGTCGTCCCAGTGTCCGTTCCCCTTCGAACGGCAACAGCGGGTGTGTCTCCGGGTCGGGATTCCGCCGCTCGAGGTGGGGGAGCACCGCGTCGAGTTGGAGCTCGAATGTGGGGTTCATGGTGTCATCCGCGCGGACGTGACCCAGGTCATCGACGAGCCGCATCCGGAGGCGGACGGGCGGATTCCACGCGCCCTGGATGACGACTTCGCCGAGGAGGTCGTCCACGCGCGACAGGCCCACGCGGAGCAGTGGTCGGGAACGCGCTTGAACCACGTGACGCGCCACTCGTTCGAGCCCTCGCATGCGAGGAGTGCGTGCGAGCACTTCACTGGGGTGGCGCAGGTCCCGCTGGGGCTCGCGGGGCCGCTCATCATCCAGGGAGAGCACGCCCACGGTCCGTACCTGATTCCGCTGGCCACCACGGAGGGCGCGATGGTGGCGAGCTACAACCGGGGCATCAAGCTGCTCAACGCGTGTGGAGGAGCCCGGTGCACGGTGCTGGAGGATGCCATGCAGCGCGCGCCGGTCTTCGTGTTCGACGATGCGAAGGCGGGGCGTGAGTTCTCGCGGTGGCTGCGCGCGAACGAGGCCGCCATCGCGGAGCAGGCCGAGGCGACGAGCCATGTGGCGAAGTTGCTGCGCCTGGAGACGTATCAGCTCCACCGGTTCGTCTTCGTGCGGTTCAACTTCGCGACGGGGGACGCGGCGGGGCAGAACATGGTGGGCAAGGCCACCTTCGCGGCGCTGCTCTGGATTCGTGAGCAGTATCCGCACATCCGGGCGAGCTTCCTGGATGGCAATGTCTCCACCGACAAGAAGTCTTCGCGGTTGAACATCCTCCAGACGCGGGGCAAGCGCGTGACAGCGGAGGTGGTGGTGCCGAAGGAGCTGTTGCTGTCGAAGATGCGGACCTCCGTGCAGCAGGTCATCCTATTGCAGCGAGTCAGCGCGGAGGGCTCCAGCCTCGCGGGGGCGCACAACAACGGCTGTCAGTCCGCCAATGCGCTCGCGGCGTTGTTCATCGCCACGGGGCAGGACGTGGCGGCGCTGGCGGAGTCGGCCGCGGGTGACCTGTACATGGACGAGACGCCGGAGGGAGACCTCCGTGCCTCCATCACCCTCCCGTCGCTGGTGCTCGCCACCCACGGAGGCGGAACGGGGCTCCCCACGCAGCGCGAGTGTCTGGAGCTGATGGACTGCTTCGGGCGAGGCAAGGTGCGTCGGCTCGCGGAGATCGTCGCCGGTGTGGTGCTCGCGGGGGAGCTGTCACTCGCCTGCGCCGTGGCCTCCGCGCTGGGCTCGGAGGAGTGGGTGACGAGTCACGAGAGCCTGGGGCGGCACCACTGA
- a CDS encoding ATP-grasp domain-containing protein, which translates to MHWVVQDNLFNERGFHKLMRVLERGGIPHTLVTVIPFDGGVEPTVDVEGPVMVMGSLSLARYARRRGWTPGVFINERFDFRVWREHLGGFLLNGDARVCRFAEVPRQEGAFFIRPCLDDKAFSGMVTRWEDFEPWREQVLRVGDTPQLTAETWVAVSEPRRIQSEYRMVVVDGRVVTGTRYKLGDRVFSSSEVEPDIWTFAQRMADRWGPDRAYALDIFVHEHQPFVGEINTLNAAGFYAYDVGKMVDAIESMRF; encoded by the coding sequence ATGCACTGGGTCGTTCAGGACAACCTGTTCAACGAGCGCGGCTTCCACAAGCTGATGCGCGTCCTGGAGCGTGGCGGCATCCCGCACACCCTTGTGACGGTCATTCCGTTCGACGGAGGCGTGGAGCCCACCGTCGACGTGGAGGGGCCGGTCATGGTGATGGGCTCGTTGAGCCTGGCCCGGTACGCGCGGCGGCGAGGGTGGACGCCGGGGGTGTTCATCAACGAGCGGTTCGACTTCCGCGTCTGGCGCGAGCACCTGGGAGGGTTCCTCCTGAACGGTGACGCGCGCGTCTGCCGGTTCGCCGAGGTGCCTCGCCAGGAGGGCGCGTTCTTCATCCGTCCCTGCCTCGATGACAAGGCGTTCTCGGGGATGGTGACGCGGTGGGAGGACTTCGAGCCCTGGCGCGAGCAGGTGCTGCGCGTGGGCGACACACCGCAGCTCACCGCGGAGACCTGGGTCGCCGTCAGCGAGCCTCGGCGCATCCAGAGCGAGTACCGGATGGTGGTCGTGGATGGCCGCGTCGTGACCGGGACGCGCTACAAGCTGGGTGACCGGGTCTTCTCGTCGTCGGAGGTGGAGCCGGACATCTGGACCTTCGCGCAGCGGATGGCGGACCGGTGGGGGCCGGACCGGGCCTATGCCCTGGACATCTTCGTCCACGAGCACCAGCCCTTCGTCGGGGAGATCAACACGCTCAACGCCGCGGGCTTCTACGCCTACGACGTGGGGAAGATGGTCGACGCCATCGAGTCGATGCGGTTCTGA
- a CDS encoding endonuclease MutS2, with protein sequence MTVQISQKTLEDLGFGDVLRALTQRCRTEPGRERVLARPFLDTAEQVSEALALVGEARTLSQEQFSLPLGGVVDLRIHVGHASKGGTLEPRQLIDGAQLLFAFVRTREALDERRERVPRLMDIARRLPLLESLARRIDQCFEPDGEISDRASPELREARDRARGLHRRIKSRLDEMLHDTGFVAKLRENYYTLRNGRYVVPVVSNYRAEVDGIVHNASQTGQTLFMEPQAMVGLGNDLAIAQSVVLEEERRVLQELSQLLGRESDRILEGLDAVAELDEVEAVAILSADLDATTPEFAGVTELQLRMLRHPRLVLRGTEVVANDVTLNGGAKALIVSGPNAGGKTVTLTGVGLCALMLRAGLPIPVGEGSRMPLYRSVHSTVGDSQDLAQGLSTFSAHVVMLRDIIAEVGEGSLVMIDEIAADTDPREGAAIAIAVLEDLLAKNAVALVTTHLEELKALAHMDPRFLNARVGFDSKRMAPTYRLQIGAAGQSSAIEVAARVGLPQRVCERARELTMNAGGPLSQALAAAEEERRKLSEELEKARVAAKEAEALRVELEKQKQTFERERRAKMMQFNEDVHAASELAATEVQKLLTKLRAEQNEKALSEARQQLLQRAEDAQKRALAARAELFQVETPAPVNLKVGAWVHHSGLARDVEILELADGHAVVSAGGAMKMRVPTSELSGSRTRKPQQAKFPERQKQDAVLKRASTAAGAPVDATNFRCDVRGMRADEALAEVESFLDQGMRSGEEAALIVHGHGTGALKQALRDYLANSPYIRMYRPGESHEGGDGVTVVALRS encoded by the coding sequence ATGACCGTGCAGATATCCCAAAAGACGCTGGAAGACCTCGGATTCGGGGATGTGCTCCGAGCGCTGACGCAGCGGTGTCGGACGGAGCCAGGCCGGGAGCGCGTGCTCGCCCGCCCGTTCCTCGACACGGCCGAGCAGGTCTCGGAAGCGCTGGCCCTGGTGGGCGAGGCGCGGACCCTCTCCCAGGAGCAGTTCTCCCTCCCGCTCGGCGGTGTGGTGGACCTGCGAATCCACGTGGGCCACGCCTCCAAGGGCGGCACCCTGGAGCCCCGACAGCTCATCGACGGCGCCCAGCTCCTGTTCGCCTTCGTGCGCACCCGCGAGGCCCTGGACGAGCGTCGCGAGCGCGTGCCCCGGCTGATGGACATCGCCCGGCGGCTGCCCCTGCTGGAGTCCCTGGCCCGGCGCATCGACCAGTGTTTCGAACCGGACGGTGAGATTTCGGACCGGGCGAGCCCGGAGCTGCGCGAGGCCCGGGACAGGGCGAGGGGCCTGCACCGTCGCATCAAGTCGCGCCTGGACGAGATGCTCCATGACACGGGCTTCGTCGCCAAGCTGCGGGAGAACTACTACACCCTGCGCAACGGCCGTTACGTGGTGCCGGTGGTGTCGAACTACCGCGCGGAGGTCGACGGCATCGTCCACAACGCGAGCCAGACGGGCCAGACGCTCTTCATGGAGCCGCAGGCCATGGTGGGGCTGGGCAACGACCTGGCCATCGCCCAGTCGGTGGTGTTGGAGGAGGAGCGGCGGGTGCTCCAGGAGCTGAGCCAGCTGCTCGGCCGCGAGTCGGACCGCATCCTGGAGGGCCTGGACGCGGTGGCGGAGCTGGACGAGGTGGAGGCGGTGGCCATCCTCTCCGCGGACCTGGACGCGACGACGCCGGAGTTCGCGGGCGTGACGGAGCTCCAGTTGAGGATGCTGCGCCACCCGCGCCTGGTGCTCCGGGGCACCGAGGTGGTGGCCAACGACGTGACGCTCAACGGCGGGGCGAAGGCGCTCATCGTGTCCGGCCCCAACGCGGGCGGCAAGACGGTGACGCTGACAGGCGTGGGGCTGTGCGCGCTGATGCTGCGCGCGGGCCTGCCGATTCCGGTGGGCGAAGGTTCGCGGATGCCGCTGTACCGCTCGGTGCACTCGACGGTGGGCGACTCGCAGGACCTGGCGCAGGGCCTGTCGACGTTCAGCGCGCACGTGGTGATGCTGCGCGACATCATCGCGGAGGTCGGCGAGGGCTCGCTGGTGATGATCGACGAAATCGCCGCGGACACGGACCCGCGCGAGGGCGCGGCCATCGCCATCGCGGTGCTCGAGGACCTGCTGGCCAAGAACGCCGTGGCATTGGTGACGACGCACCTGGAGGAGCTCAAGGCGCTGGCGCACATGGACCCGCGCTTCCTGAACGCGCGGGTGGGCTTCGACTCGAAGCGCATGGCGCCGACGTATCGGCTCCAGATTGGCGCCGCGGGCCAGTCCTCGGCCATCGAGGTCGCGGCGCGGGTGGGCCTGCCCCAGCGGGTGTGCGAGCGCGCCCGTGAGCTGACGATGAACGCGGGCGGTCCCCTGTCGCAGGCGCTGGCGGCGGCCGAGGAAGAGCGGCGCAAGCTCTCCGAGGAGCTGGAGAAGGCGCGGGTGGCGGCGAAGGAGGCCGAGGCGCTGCGCGTGGAGCTGGAGAAGCAGAAGCAGACCTTCGAGCGGGAGCGCCGCGCGAAGATGATGCAGTTCAACGAGGACGTCCACGCGGCCAGCGAGCTGGCGGCGACGGAGGTCCAGAAGCTGCTCACGAAGCTGCGCGCCGAGCAGAACGAGAAGGCGCTGTCGGAGGCGCGGCAGCAGTTGCTGCAGCGGGCCGAGGACGCGCAGAAGCGGGCCCTGGCCGCCAGGGCGGAGCTGTTCCAGGTGGAGACCCCCGCGCCGGTGAACCTCAAGGTCGGCGCGTGGGTGCACCACTCGGGGCTGGCTCGGGACGTGGAGATCCTCGAGCTGGCGGACGGGCACGCGGTGGTGTCCGCGGGCGGCGCGATGAAGATGCGGGTGCCCACCTCGGAGCTGTCGGGCTCTCGCACGCGCAAGCCGCAGCAGGCGAAGTTCCCGGAGCGTCAGAAGCAGGATGCGGTGCTGAAGCGCGCGTCGACAGCGGCGGGCGCGCCGGTGGACGCGACGAACTTCCGCTGCGACGTGCGCGGCATGCGCGCGGACGAGGCCCTGGCGGAGGTGGAGTCCTTCCTGGACCAGGGGATGCGCAGCGGTGAAGAGGCAGCGCTCATCGTCCACGGTCATGGCACGGGGGCGCTGAAGCAGGCGCTGCGGGACTATCTGGCGAACTCGCCCTACATCCGGATGTACCGCCCGGGTGAGAGCCACGAGGGTGGCGACGGCGTCACGGTGGTGGCGCTGCGCTCCTGA
- a CDS encoding tetratricopeptide repeat protein, producing MHWVILVACLAGASDAAQPSALTGARTPAAAPSPGTLSDALALEAGGDDAAALQAVEALVLSQPRWELPRMEAARLLLKLGGSMEQAEAHLEVATREAPTNPRAWYLRGLIWEERGNPMQAARAYETAVQHRGSYEEARFRLGGLWVSLGDLLKAELHYRYLARAKPEWVQVRLQLADVLEKQERLLDAETELLAARSFQPDSPLVLRRLADFYDRTERPQLAAKVRKSMEPQEKRRMRALKPSRR from the coding sequence ATGCACTGGGTCATCCTGGTGGCGTGCCTGGCGGGCGCCTCTGACGCCGCACAGCCCTCCGCCCTGACGGGAGCGCGAACTCCGGCCGCCGCCCCCTCGCCCGGCACACTGTCGGACGCGCTCGCCCTGGAGGCGGGTGGGGACGATGCCGCCGCGCTCCAGGCCGTGGAGGCCCTGGTTCTTAGCCAGCCCCGGTGGGAGCTGCCACGGATGGAGGCGGCCCGGCTGCTCCTGAAGCTGGGAGGCTCGATGGAGCAGGCCGAGGCCCATCTGGAGGTCGCCACCCGCGAGGCCCCCACCAACCCCCGCGCCTGGTACCTGCGGGGTCTCATCTGGGAGGAGCGCGGCAACCCGATGCAGGCGGCCCGCGCCTACGAGACGGCGGTGCAGCACCGGGGCTCCTATGAGGAGGCCCGCTTCCGGCTCGGAGGCCTGTGGGTGTCGCTGGGGGACCTGCTCAAGGCGGAGCTCCACTACCGCTACCTGGCCCGGGCCAAGCCCGAGTGGGTGCAGGTGCGCCTCCAGCTGGCGGACGTACTGGAGAAGCAGGAGCGGCTGTTGGACGCGGAGACAGAGCTGCTGGCGGCGAGGAGCTTCCAGCCGGACAGCCCGTTGGTGCTCCGGCGACTGGCCGACTTCTATGACCGCACGGAGCGGCCCCAGCTCGCGGCGAAGGTGCGCAAGTCCATGGAGCCGCAGGAGAAGCGGCGCATGCGAGCGCTCAAGCCGTCGCGTCGCTGA
- a CDS encoding adenylate/guanylate cyclase domain-containing protein, with amino-acid sequence MKTANLAIVFTDIKGFTERTSRQTLEENQRLLRIHGALLSPLFKAFGGRIIKSIGDALLVTFESPTQAVLSGVAIQDRLWHHNRVSPEADQLHVRFAINVGEVRLDGNDIFGEPVNIAARVEGLAEAGEVYFTEAVYLAMNRAEVPAREVGAFELKGIPGKIRVFQVPRAPYRVEAPSAGAIAEAPGTESMPPYGNLALSRIPEAALEAPGGELAQLGVKAAALGQKAAAGAAVLGQHAVVLGQQAVGLGRQATSRFEEVGGVSGALRALSSHRRALVVAGCVLLAVAVAGVGMVALGGGPAMRAISAVEKAPKAERDPLVKEARKVIAEEQDPGRRLYLQGRLDEAMENTRRSLEDYGRSAKVGHRDAEKRIIELLSHPTCNVRVAAVDTVRSLKLTSAVSALEDLSEDGGPDDGSGGFLGMGKCDSRAYAEHALKSFKD; translated from the coding sequence TTGAAGACCGCCAACCTCGCCATCGTCTTCACCGACATCAAGGGCTTCACCGAGCGGACCAGTCGGCAGACGCTGGAGGAGAACCAGCGGCTGCTGCGCATCCACGGTGCCCTGCTGTCGCCGCTCTTCAAGGCGTTCGGTGGCCGCATCATCAAGTCCATCGGTGACGCGCTGCTGGTCACCTTCGAGTCGCCCACCCAGGCCGTGCTCAGCGGCGTCGCCATCCAGGACCGGCTGTGGCACCACAACCGGGTGTCCCCGGAGGCGGACCAGCTCCACGTGCGCTTCGCCATCAACGTGGGCGAGGTGCGCCTGGACGGCAACGACATCTTCGGCGAGCCGGTGAACATCGCCGCGCGCGTGGAGGGGCTGGCCGAGGCGGGCGAGGTGTACTTCACGGAGGCCGTCTACCTCGCGATGAACCGGGCCGAGGTGCCCGCGCGTGAGGTGGGGGCCTTCGAGCTCAAGGGCATCCCCGGGAAGATTCGCGTCTTCCAGGTGCCGCGCGCGCCGTACCGGGTGGAGGCGCCGTCCGCGGGCGCCATCGCCGAGGCGCCGGGCACCGAGTCGATGCCGCCCTACGGCAACCTGGCCCTGTCGCGCATCCCGGAGGCCGCGCTGGAGGCGCCCGGCGGAGAGCTGGCGCAGCTGGGCGTGAAGGCGGCGGCGCTGGGCCAGAAGGCCGCGGCGGGCGCGGCGGTGCTGGGGCAGCACGCGGTGGTGCTGGGGCAGCAGGCGGTGGGACTCGGGCGACAGGCCACCTCCCGATTCGAGGAGGTGGGCGGCGTCTCGGGTGCGCTGAGGGCGCTGTCGTCCCATCGCCGCGCGCTGGTGGTGGCCGGCTGCGTGTTGCTGGCGGTCGCGGTGGCGGGCGTGGGCATGGTGGCGCTCGGTGGCGGCCCCGCGATGCGGGCCATCTCCGCGGTGGAGAAGGCGCCCAAGGCGGAGCGCGACCCGCTGGTGAAGGAGGCGCGCAAGGTCATCGCCGAGGAGCAGGACCCGGGCCGCCGGCTCTACCTGCAGGGGCGGTTGGACGAGGCGATGGAGAACACGCGTCGCTCGCTCGAGGACTACGGGCGCTCGGCGAAGGTGGGCCACCGCGACGCGGAGAAGCGCATCATCGAGTTGCTGTCGCATCCGACTTGCAATGTGCGCGTGGCCGCGGTGGACACGGTGCGCTCGCTCAAGCTGACGAGCGCGGTGTCGGCGCTGGAGGACCTCTCCGAGGATGGCGGTCCGGATGATGGCTCGGGCGGCTTCCTGGGCATGGGGAAGTGTGACTCCCGGGCGTATGCCGAGCACGCGCTCAAGAGCTTCAAGGATTAG
- a CDS encoding exo-beta-N-acetylmuramidase NamZ family protein: MGSREEGITVTKVKTGLDVWVEQGFSALKGKRVGAIVNPTSVDSRFRHLADLLSQAPGVTLAALFGPEHGVRGEAQYMVAVDEAKDRRTGVPVHSLYGSTFDSLSPRAEWLKGLDALVFDIQDVGSRYYTYVYTMALAMKVAAKAGVPFYVLDRPNPLNGVAMEGNLVGEGFRSFVGLYALPNRHGMTAGELARLFNAQEGFGCELTVVPCEGWRREQFWSETGLPFISPSPNMPTPDTALVYPGMCLGEGTNVSEGRGTCRPFEQFGAPWVDTDALLARLAKEQLPGVAFRAVGFTPTFDKYRGESCSGAFIHVTDRRTFQPLRTGIAIFQALHDIGPGKFDWRADAYEFVEDVPAFDLLCGTDQVRRGILEGWSLDRMMEGFQAQSERFAGHREPYLLYA, encoded by the coding sequence ATGGGCTCGCGCGAGGAAGGAATCACCGTGACGAAGGTGAAGACGGGACTGGATGTCTGGGTGGAGCAGGGCTTCTCCGCGCTGAAGGGCAAGCGCGTGGGCGCCATCGTCAATCCCACCAGCGTGGACTCGCGCTTCCGGCATCTGGCGGACCTGTTGTCCCAGGCCCCGGGCGTGACGCTGGCGGCGCTGTTCGGCCCCGAGCACGGCGTGCGCGGCGAGGCGCAGTACATGGTCGCGGTGGACGAGGCGAAGGACCGGCGCACCGGCGTGCCCGTGCACAGCCTCTACGGCTCCACCTTCGATTCGCTGTCTCCGCGCGCCGAGTGGCTCAAGGGCCTGGACGCGCTCGTGTTCGACATCCAGGACGTGGGCAGCCGCTACTACACCTACGTCTACACCATGGCCCTGGCCATGAAGGTGGCGGCGAAGGCGGGCGTGCCCTTCTATGTGTTGGATCGGCCCAACCCCCTCAACGGCGTGGCGATGGAGGGCAACCTGGTGGGGGAGGGCTTCCGCTCTTTCGTGGGACTGTACGCGCTGCCCAACCGCCACGGCATGACGGCGGGGGAGCTGGCGCGGCTGTTCAACGCGCAGGAGGGCTTCGGTTGTGAGCTGACGGTGGTGCCATGCGAGGGCTGGCGCCGCGAGCAGTTCTGGTCCGAGACGGGCCTGCCGTTCATCTCCCCGTCGCCCAACATGCCCACGCCGGACACGGCGCTGGTGTACCCGGGCATGTGCCTGGGCGAGGGCACCAACGTGTCCGAGGGGCGCGGGACGTGCCGCCCGTTCGAGCAGTTCGGCGCGCCCTGGGTGGACACGGACGCGCTGCTGGCGCGGCTCGCGAAGGAGCAACTGCCGGGCGTGGCCTTCCGCGCGGTGGGCTTCACGCCGACGTTCGACAAGTACCGGGGCGAGTCCTGCAGCGGGGCCTTCATCCACGTGACGGACCGGCGGACGTTCCAGCCGCTGCGCACGGGCATCGCCATCTTCCAGGCGTTGCATGACATCGGCCCGGGGAAGTTCGACTGGCGGGCGGACGCGTACGAGTTCGTCGAGGACGTGCCCGCGTTCGACCTGCTGTGCGGGACGGACCAGGTGCGCCGGGGCATCCTGGAGGGGTGGAGCCTGGACCGGATGATGGAGGGGTTCCAGGCCCAATCCGAGCGCTTCGCCGGGCACAGGGAGCCCTACCTGCTGTACGCTTGA
- the nadD gene encoding nicotinate (nicotinamide) nucleotide adenylyltransferase codes for MQVALLGGSFNPPHVGHLMAASYVHATQGVDQVWLMPSWQHPFGKQMEDFDHRIAMCEAMCRETSGWLRTTRIESEPGLTGRTVDTLELLVARHPDVRWSIIIGSDILRDLPHWKDFHRIEAMSRVLVLYRAGYPAPNTVGPPLAEVSSTEIRELLARGKEPSDLVPSGVLAHARAAGLYGLGRAR; via the coding sequence GTGCAGGTCGCGCTGCTTGGAGGCTCGTTCAACCCGCCGCACGTGGGGCACCTGATGGCCGCCTCGTACGTGCACGCGACGCAGGGCGTGGACCAGGTGTGGCTGATGCCGTCCTGGCAGCACCCGTTCGGCAAGCAGATGGAGGACTTCGACCACCGCATCGCGATGTGTGAGGCGATGTGTCGGGAGACCTCGGGCTGGCTGAGGACGACGCGCATCGAGAGCGAGCCGGGCTTGACGGGCCGCACGGTGGACACGCTCGAGCTGCTGGTGGCGCGTCACCCGGACGTGCGGTGGTCCATCATCATCGGCAGTGACATCCTCAGGGACCTGCCGCACTGGAAGGACTTCCACCGCATCGAGGCGATGTCGCGCGTGCTGGTGCTGTACCGCGCGGGCTACCCGGCTCCCAACACCGTGGGGCCTCCGCTGGCGGAGGTGTCCTCCACGGAGATTCGCGAGCTGCTGGCCCGAGGCAAGGAGCCCTCGGACCTGGTGCCCTCGGGAGTGCTGGCCCATGCCCGCGCGGCGGGGCTGTACGGGCTGGGCCGCGCGCGGTAG